One window of the bacterium genome contains the following:
- a CDS encoding DUF899 domain-containing protein, with amino-acid sequence MSAVSTTDIAGAKPPDDPIPHPRSGRQTTRINIENRQAEGLHPKFRKARPGRPPQLDAIGQGQYPGLSVFEKDLSGEIRHFYSQSADLGPDGFRGMDLLNPLWHLVDCLPEGHGDFFPAMSYA; translated from the coding sequence GTGTCGGCGGTCTCCACCACCGATATCGCTGGTGCGAAGCCGCCTGATGACCCGATTCCACATCCGCGATCAGGCCGTCAGACGACGCGGATAAATATTGAGAACAGACAGGCCGAGGGCCTTCATCCGAAGTTCCGCAAGGCTCGGCCGGGCCGCCCGCCGCAGCTCGATGCGATCGGACAGGGCCAGTATCCGGGCCTGTCCGTCTTCGAGAAGGACCTCTCGGGCGAAATCCGACACTTCTACTCACAATCCGCCGATCTCGGGCCAGATGGGTTCCGAGGCATGGATCTGTTGAACCCACTGTGGCACCTGGTGGACTGCCTGCCTGAGGGGCACGGCGACTTCTTCCCGGCGATGTCGTACGCCTAG
- a CDS encoding GGDEF domain-containing protein, whose translation MIRKAVHPEPGEFDGSAQRRWHAELEILFDTVHDLASDLSVTEVIERLIDRTATHLDCEIVSVLLVESDSTLRIIAARGLSSEVVKDTRVRVNEGISGMVIATGESLLVSDVESDPRFQRPNHERYYTHSCISVPLVFQGCVRGVINVNNKRSQENFVQSDLRMLEAIANHAAVALASAHRFEEMQERAQRDALTNLANHGCFWSTLETEVKRAQRHGRDLSLVMADVDHFKAYNDKLGHRQGDAALVAVARVLQGCSRAHDLPARYGGEEFAIILPEAPLEGGEIFAEKIRESIENLMLDDADEGGLTVSLGVATLSQTDRTANGLVEAADIELYRAKSGGRNRVCSKA comes from the coding sequence ATGATTCGAAAGGCAGTCCATCCGGAGCCGGGTGAGTTCGATGGCAGTGCCCAGCGCCGCTGGCACGCCGAGCTCGAAATCCTCTTCGATACGGTTCACGACCTCGCCTCCGATCTTTCGGTCACCGAGGTCATCGAGCGTCTGATCGATCGAACGGCCACCCATCTCGACTGCGAGATCGTCTCTGTCCTGCTCGTCGAGTCCGATTCGACCCTGCGTATCATCGCCGCCCGTGGCCTTTCCTCGGAAGTCGTCAAGGACACACGCGTCAGGGTGAACGAGGGTATATCCGGAATGGTCATCGCGACGGGCGAGTCGCTGTTGGTCAGCGACGTGGAGTCCGATCCGCGCTTCCAGCGGCCCAATCACGAACGCTACTACACCCACTCCTGCATCAGTGTTCCCCTGGTCTTTCAGGGGTGCGTGCGCGGCGTCATCAACGTCAACAACAAGCGAAGCCAGGAGAACTTCGTTCAGTCGGACCTGCGGATGCTCGAGGCCATCGCAAATCATGCGGCAGTCGCTCTCGCGAGCGCGCACCGCTTCGAAGAAATGCAGGAGCGCGCGCAACGCGATGCGCTGACCAATCTCGCGAACCACGGCTGCTTCTGGTCCACACTCGAGACCGAGGTCAAGCGCGCCCAGCGGCACGGTCGCGATCTGAGCCTGGTGATGGCCGACGTGGACCACTTCAAGGCCTACAACGACAAGCTCGGCCATCGGCAGGGCGACGCGGCCCTCGTCGCGGTGGCACGCGTGCTCCAGGGCTGTTCGCGCGCCCACGATCTGCCAGCGCGCTACGGGGGCGAGGAGTTCGCGATAATCCTGCCGGAGGCTCCGCTCGAGGGGGGCGAGATTTTCGCGGAGAAGATCCGCGAATCCATCGAGAACCTCATGCTCGACGACGCCGACGAAGGCGGCCTCACTGTCAGTCTTGGCGTGGCCACGCTGAGCCAGACGGATCGCACGGCCAACGGGCTGGTGGAGGCGGCGGACATCGAGCTCTACCGTGCGAAGTCGGGCGGCCGCAATCGGGTCTGCTCCAAGGCCTGA